The Drosophila mauritiana strain mau12 chromosome 2R, ASM438214v1, whole genome shotgun sequence genome has a segment encoding these proteins:
- the LOC117137472 gene encoding patronin isoform X13 — protein sequence MDVETQEIRQARQRASVKWLLSKAFNNRVPDNLKEPFYRDHENQERLKPQIIVELGNATLYCQTLANLYSDPNYQSMNHWSIIQTLARKGVPVAESADMPITETVLIQTNPLRINAHMSVIESLMVLYAKEISSGDRVMAAIRRISGNNYQAPTGQSYEQALLGWISHACAALKKRIIKEVDAGLPDDNGSRLQTPDIPPVRDFQDLCDGICLALLISYYCPKVVPWTSVRINYLPAVEDSIHNILLVCNFSQKHLPYTVMHMTPEDVTYMRGSMKLNLVVLLTDLFNLFEIHPAKCVCYPGMDGQVPHSNSFGGGLNRRSTPPNEYQTVQSNNFDGNHAEAFVVHKSRGITTLASMHSQQQQQLHQQQQHQQQYHQQPLQQHPSQSQLQIQQQEPLVPARLRQAKEKTNVESKADERGDFVAAGRPSNWEQSRRPSFAGRRSRRNSSSEDSQLTIENFGGSQDQLNTLGRYERDRERKLSNTSVGSYPVEPAVAVRSSIADARGTLQLGYDTDSGSEKQDRETEKYSMRRQVSVDNVPTVSSHNLSNAGSPLPVARHKQHSSDKDYSSNSGMTPDAYNDSRSTSGYDPESTPVRKSSTSSMPASPAAWQLDVGDDDMRSLENASKLSTIRMKLEEKRRRIEQDKRKIEMALLRHQEKEDLESCPDVMKWETMSNESKRTPDMDPVDLDKYQQSIAIMNMNLQDIQQDIHRLATQQSQMQAQHLQAQQLMQAQQIANMLNQQQTYGSQQHLADHHYQQQRPMQQSFGSSPHLPQAYNAPVSAYSSRPPSRDPYQQQLHHQQQQPMPMPQQMQYVNEHGQYMSPPQPAHYMPQQAQQPQSIYSDNGAAYNHSNHSPYGGGPQYRSSVVYDDYGQPTNHFYLHESSPQPQAHPHPQRRTWAHSAAAAAYEQQQQIQPSLVDVNAWQTQQHQKQKQTWMNRPPSSAGAPSPGSFMLHQNGAGGGGGGGGELQHLFQVQASPQHGQRQVSGSNGVQRQQSLTNLRDNRSPKAPQNMGMPMGMPMQQEDMMAPQSICFIGDEEDVDELERNIIESMQSTHVSDFVHQQQQQHQHQQQLQQQHRLQGHSGRGSSSEDYDSGEMISNKLNITSGNLTYRIPSPSRPSIQANSFQDPRAMAAASGGEDQPAEKGFYISFDDEQPKRPKPPLRAKRSPKKESPPGSRDSVDNQATLKRESLSHLHNNNNIGFANDDVNSKPVTRHSIHGLNNSNSVKTPGNATYNKYTDEPPIQLRQLAVSGAMSPTSNDRHHLEDVSNQSPQQTQQPMSPTRLQQSSNNAEAAKNKALVIGADSTNLDPESVDEMERRKEKIMLLSLQRRQQQEEAKARKEIEASQKREKEREKEEERSRKKEEQMARRAAILEQHRLKKAIEEAEREGKTLDRPDLHVKLQSHSSTSTTPRLRQQRTTRPRPKTIHVDDASVDISEASSISSRGKKGSSSNLTGYGQLSSNSMKRDYYRGSQDSLTVKESPDDYPSTSSTPIGRRGSYKTSRDSGLGRATPPRRAPSPGMGMGASGPKLYKQPAAKSNRGIILNAVEYCVFPGVVNREAKQKVLEKIARSEAKHFLVLFRDAGCQFRALYSYQPETDQVTKLYGTGPSQVEEVMFDKFFKYNSGGKCFSQVHTKHLTVTIDAFTIHNSLWQGKRVQLPSKKDMALVI from the exons ATGGATGTCGAAACACAGGAAATACGACAG GCTCGTCAACGTGCTTCCGTCAAATGGCTGCTCTCGAAGGCGTTCAACAATCGCGTGCCGGACAACCTCAAGGAGCCCTTCTACCGCGACCATGAGAACCAGGAGCGCCTCAAGCCGCAGATCATCGTGGAGCTGGGCAATGCCACGCTCTACTGCCAGACGCTGGCCAATCTGTACTCAGATCCCAACTACCAAAGCATGAACCACTGGTCAATAATACAGACGCTAGCGCGCAAGGGAGTTCCCGTGGCCGAATCCGCGGACATGCCCATTACCGAAACGGTATTAATTCAAACAAATCCGCTGCGAATT AACGCCCACATGTCTGTGATAGAATCGCTGATGGTTTTGTATGCGAAGGAAATATCATCGGGTGACCGCGTCATGGCGGCCATACGAAG AATATCTGGCAACAACTATCAGGCGCCCACTGGCCAGTCCTACGAGCAAGCTCTGCTGGGCTGGATTTCACATGCATGCGCCGCTCTGAAAAAGCGCATTATCAAGGAGGTGGACGCTGGGCTGCCCGACGATAAT GGTTCTCGTCTGCAGACGCCGGATATACCACCTGTAAGGGACTTCCAGGATCTGTGCGATGGCATCTGTTTGGCGCTGCTCATCTCGTACTACTGCCCAAAGGTGGTGCCGTGGACGAGTGTGCGGATTAACTATTTGCCCGCCGTCGAGGACTCTATTCACAACATCCTGCTGGTCTGCAATTTCTCGCAGAAGCATCTGCCCTACACCGTGATGCATATGACGCCCGAGGATGTGACCTACATGCGCGG ATCCATGAAACTAAATCTGGTAGTGCTGCTGACGGATCTGTTCAACCTATTTGAGATACACCCAGCCAAATGTGTTTGTTACCCCGGCATGGATGGTCAGG TTCCGCACTCGAATTCATTTGGCGGCGGCTTAAATCGCAGATCAACCCCGCCCAACGAATACCAGACGGTTCAGTCAAATAATTTTGACGGTAATCATGCCGAag CCTTCGTGGTGCACAAGTCGCGTGGCATCACCACACTCGCCTCCATGcactcgcagcagcagcagcagctccatcagcagcaacagcatcagcagcaataCCATCAGCAGCCACTGCAGCAGCACCCGTCCCAGTCGCAGCTCCAAATCCAACAGCAGGAGCCCTTGGTTCCGGCTCGCTTGCGCCAGGCTAAAGAAAAGACCAATGTTGAGTCGAAGGCGGACGAGAGAG GCGATTTTGTCGCTGCGGGTCGACCAAGTAACTGGGAACAGAGCCGCCGGCCAAGCTTTGCAG GTCGTCGCTCGCGCAGAAACTCCTCCAGCGAGGACTCCCAGCTGACCATTGAGAACTTTGGTGGCTCGCAGGATCAGCTGAATACGCTGGGACGATACGAACGCGACAGGGAACGCAAATTGTCCAACACCAGTGTGGGCAGTTATCCAGTTGAACCCGCTGTGGCCGTTCGCTCTTCAATTGCCGATGCTAGGGGCACGTTGCAGTTGGGTTACGATACGGACTCTGGCTCTGAGAAGCAGGATCGCgaaacggaaaagtattcgatGCGCCGGCAAGTCAG TGTCGACAATGTGCCCACGGTGTCGTCGCACAATCTTTCGAATGCGGGCAGCCCGTTGCCGGTGGCTAGGCACAAGCAACATTCCAGCGACAAAGactacagcagcaacagcggcatGACACCAGATGCATACAACGATTCCCGCTCCACCAGTGGCTACGATCCGGAGAGCACGCCCGTTCGCAAGTCCTCGACGAGCAGCATGCCAGCAAGTCCGGCTGCTTGGCAGTTGGATGTGGGAGACGACGATATGCGCTCGCTGGAAAACGCCAGCAAGTTGTCCACCATTCGAATGAAACTGGAGGAGAAGCGGCGGCGCATTGAGCAGGACAAGCGCAAGATCGAGATGGCTTTGCTGCGGCACCAGGAGAAG GAGGACTTGGAATCGTGTCCGGACGTGATGAAGTGGGAGACCATGAGCAACGAATCAAAGCGCACGCCTGATATGGATCCCGTGGATTTGGACAAGTACCAG CAAAGTATCGCCATTATGAACATGAATCTGCAGGATATCCAGCAGGATATCCACCGCCTGGCCACGCAGCAAAGCCAAATGCAGGCGCAGCACCTCCAAGCCCAACAGCTCATGCAGGCTCAGCAAATAGCCAACATGCTGAACCAG CAGCAGACCTATGGGTCGCAGCAGCACCTGGCTGATCACCATTACCAGCAGCAGAGACCCATGCAGCAAAGCTTTGGTTCATCGCCCCATCTTCCGCAGGCCTACAACGCCCCAGTCAGCGCATACAGCTCCCGTCCGCCCAGTCGCGATCCctaccagcagcagctccaccatcagcagcagcagcccatgcccatgccgcAACAGATGCAGTACGTCAACGAGCATGGGCAGTATATGTCGCCGCCGCAGCCCGCACACTACATGCCGCAGCAGGCACAACAGCCGCAAAGCATTTACAGCGACAACGGGGCGGCGTACAATCACAGTAACCACTCGCCATACGGCGGAGGTCCACAGTATCGGAGCAGCGTTGTGTACGACGATTACGGGCAGCCCACCAATCACTTCTACCTGCATGAGTCATCGCCGCAGCCTCAAgctcatccgcatccgcagcGCAGGACTTGGGCTCACtccgcagcagccgccgcttatgaacaacagcaacagatCCAGCCTTCCCTGGTGGATGTGAATGCCTGGCAGACGCAGCAGCACCAAAAGCAGAAGCAGACCTGGATGAACAGGCCGCCCTCGAGTGCGGGAGCCCCGAGTCCTGGCAGCTTTATGCTTCACCAGAACGGAGCAggaggtggtggcggtggtggtggcgagCTACAGCACCTGTTTCAGGTACAGGCTTCCCCACAGCACGGCCAACGTCAGGTTAGTGGATCGAATGGCGTGCAGCGCCAGCAGTCGCTGACCAACTTGCGAGACAATCGCTCGCCCAAGGCACCACAAAACATGGGAATGCCCATGGGTATGCCGATGCAGCAGGAGGACATGATGGCACCGCAGAGTATTTGCTTCATCGGTGACGAGGAGGATGTTGATGAGCTGGAGCGGAACATCATCGAATCTATGCAGTCAACGCACGTCTCCGACTTTGtacaccaacagcagcagcagcaccagcaccaacagcaacttcagcagcaacatcggtTGCAGGGGCACAGCGGACGAGGCAGCAGCTCGGAGGATTATGACAGCGGGGAGATGATCTCCAACAAGCTGAACATCACCAGCGGCAATCTCACCTATCGCATACCCTCGCCATCCCGTCCCTCCATCCAAGCCAACAGCTTCCAGGATCCCCGAGCCATGGCAGCGGCTTCCGGTGGCGAGGACCAGCCGGCCGAGAAGGGTTTCTACATCTCCTTCGACGATGAGCAGCCCAAACGACCCAAGCCACCTCTGCGCGCCAAGCGATCGCCCAAAAAGGAGTCTCCACCGGGAAGTCGGGACAGCGTCGATAACCAGGCGACCCTGAAACGCGAATCGCTAAGTCATctgcacaacaacaacaatattgGATTCGCAAACGATGATGTCAACAGCAAACCGGTGACCAGGCACAGCATCCATGGCCTAAACAACTCCAACAGTGTCAAAACTCCCGGAAATGCCACGTACAACAAGTACACGGATGAGCCGCCAATCCAATTGCGCCAGTTGGCCGTTTCGGGAGCAATGTCACCAACTAGTAACGATCGTCATCACTTGGAGGATGTCAGCAATCAGTCACCGCAGCAGACGCAGCAACCAATGTCGCCCACGCGACTCCAACAGAGTAGCAACAACGCAGAGGCGGCCAAGAACAAGGCGCTGGTCATCGGAGCAGATTCCACCAATTTGGATCCG GAATCTGTTGATGAGATGGAGCGGCGCAAGGAGAAAATCATGCTGCTGTCTTTGCAACGTCGCCAGCAACAGGAGGAGGCGAAGGCGCGCAAAGAGATTGAGGCTTCCCAGAAGCGAGAAAAGGAACGCGAAAAGGAGGAGGAACGATCGCGGAAAAAGGAGGAGCAAATGGCACGGCGAGCGGCCATTTTGGAGCAGCACAGACTCAAGAAAGCCATTGAAGAGGCCGAGCGAGAG GGTAAAACCCTGGATCGGCCCGATCTGCACGTGAAGCTGCAATCGCATTCATCCACCTCAACGACCCCACGGCTGAGGCAGCAGCGCACCACGCGTCCCAGGCCTAAGACAATTCACGTGGACGATGCCAGCGTGGACATAAGCGAGGCTTCAAGCATCTCTAGTCGGGGCAAAAAAGGCTCAAGCTCGAATCTAACCG GCTACGGTCAACTAAGCTCAAATTCAATGAAAAGAGATTACTACAGGGGCTCGCAAGACTCCCTCACTGTAAAAG AGTCACCCGATGATTATCCCAGTACAAGTTCAACTCCGATTGGACGACGGGGATCGTACAAAACTTCCAGAG ATTCGGGACTGGGACGCGCCACTCCGCCGAGGCGTGCTCCGTCGCctggaatgggaatgggcgCTTCAG GTCCTAAACTCTACAAACAACCAGCGGCCAAATCGAATCGTGGAATCATCCTGAATGCCGTTGAATACTGTGTTTTTCCCGGCGTTGTCAACCGCGAGGCCAAACAGAAAGTGCTGGAGAAGATTGCGCGCTCGGAGGCGAAGCACTTCCTGGTACTCTTCCGCGATGCTGGCTGCCAGTTCCGCGCCCTCTACAGCTACCAGCCCGAAACGGACCAGGTGACCAAGCTGTATGGTACTGGGCCTAGTCAAGTCGAAGAAGTCATGTTCGACAAGTTTTTCAA ATACAACTCAGGAGGCAAGTGCTTCTCGCAAGTGCACACAAAGCATCTGACAGTGACCATCGACGCCTTCACAATACACAACTCCCTGTGGCAGGGCAAGCGGGTGCAGTTGCCCAGCAAAAAAGACATGGCGCTTGTAATCTAA
- the LOC117137472 gene encoding patronin isoform X20, with the protein MDVETQEIRQARQRASVKWLLSKAFNNRVPDNLKEPFYRDHENQERLKPQIIVELGNATLYCQTLANLYSDPNYQSMNHWSIIQTLARKGVPVAESADMPITETVLIQTNPLRINAHMSVIESLMVLYAKEISSGDRVMAAIRRISGNNYQAPTGQSYEQALLGWISHACAALKKRIIKEVDAGLPDDNGSRLQTPDIPPVRDFQDLCDGICLALLISYYCPKVVPWTSVRINYLPAVEDSIHNILLVCNFSQKHLPYTVMHMTPEDVTYMRGSMKLNLVVLLTDLFNLFEIHPAKCVCYPGMDGQVPHSNSFGGGLNRRSTPPNEYQTVQSNNFDGNHAEAFVVHKSRGITTLASMHSQQQQQLHQQQQHQQQYHQQPLQQHPSQSQLQIQQQEPLVPARLRQAKEKTNVESKADERGDFVAAGRPSNWEQSRRPSFAGRRSRRNSSSEDSQLTIENFGGSQDQLNTLGRYERDRERKLSNTSVGSYPVEPAVAVRSSIADARGTLQLGYDTDSGSEKQDRETEKYSMRRQVSVDNVPTVSSHNLSNAGSPLPVARHKQHSSDKDYSSNSGMTPDAYNDSRSTSGYDPESTPVRKSSTSSMPASPAAWQLDVGDDDMRSLENASKLSTIRMKLEEKRRRIEQDKRKIEMALLRHQEKEDLESCPDVMKWETMSNESKRTPDMDPVDLDKYQQSIAIMNMNLQDIQQDIHRLATQQSQMQAQHLQAQQLMQAQQIANMLNQQTYGSQQHLADHHYQQQRPMQQSFGSSPHLPQAYNAPVSAYSSRPPSRDPYQQQLHHQQQQPMPMPQQMQYVNEHGQYMSPPQPAHYMPQQAQQPQSIYSDNGAAYNHSNHSPYGGGPQYRSSVVYDDYGQPTNHFYLHESSPQPQAHPHPQRRTWAHSAAAAAYEQQQQIQPSLVDVNAWQTQQHQKQKQTWMNRPPSSAGAPSPGSFMLHQNGAGGGGGGGGELQHLFQVQASPQHGQRQVSGSNGVQRQQSLTNLRDNRSPKAPQNMGMPMGMPMQQEDMMAPQSICFIGDEEDVDELERNIIESMQSTHVSDFVHQQQQQHQHQQQLQQQHRLQGHSGRGSSSEDYDSGEMISNKLNITSGNLTYRIPSPSRPSIQANSFQDPRAMAAASGGEDQPAEKGFYISFDDEQPKRPKPPLRAKRSPKKESPPGSRDSVDNQATLKRESLSHLHNNNNIGFANDDVNSKPVTRHSIHGLNNSNSVKTPGNATYNKYTDEPPIQLRQLAVSGAMSPTSNDRHHLEDVSNQSPQQTQQPMSPTRLQQSSNNAEAAKNKALVIGADSTNLDPESVDEMERRKEKIMLLSLQRRQQQEEAKARKEIEASQKREKEREKEEERSRKKEEQMARRAAILEQHRLKKAIEEAEREGKTLDRPDLHVKLQSHSSTSTTPRLRQQRTTRPRPKTIHVDDASVDISEASSISSRGKKGSSSNLTGYGQLSSNSMKRDYYRGSQDSLTVKGPKLYKQPAAKSNRGIILNAVEYCVFPGVVNREAKQKVLEKIARSEAKHFLVLFRDAGCQFRALYSYQPETDQVTKLYGTGPSQVEEVMFDKFFKYNSGGKCFSQVHTKHLTVTIDAFTIHNSLWQGKRVQLPSKKDMALVI; encoded by the exons ATGGATGTCGAAACACAGGAAATACGACAG GCTCGTCAACGTGCTTCCGTCAAATGGCTGCTCTCGAAGGCGTTCAACAATCGCGTGCCGGACAACCTCAAGGAGCCCTTCTACCGCGACCATGAGAACCAGGAGCGCCTCAAGCCGCAGATCATCGTGGAGCTGGGCAATGCCACGCTCTACTGCCAGACGCTGGCCAATCTGTACTCAGATCCCAACTACCAAAGCATGAACCACTGGTCAATAATACAGACGCTAGCGCGCAAGGGAGTTCCCGTGGCCGAATCCGCGGACATGCCCATTACCGAAACGGTATTAATTCAAACAAATCCGCTGCGAATT AACGCCCACATGTCTGTGATAGAATCGCTGATGGTTTTGTATGCGAAGGAAATATCATCGGGTGACCGCGTCATGGCGGCCATACGAAG AATATCTGGCAACAACTATCAGGCGCCCACTGGCCAGTCCTACGAGCAAGCTCTGCTGGGCTGGATTTCACATGCATGCGCCGCTCTGAAAAAGCGCATTATCAAGGAGGTGGACGCTGGGCTGCCCGACGATAAT GGTTCTCGTCTGCAGACGCCGGATATACCACCTGTAAGGGACTTCCAGGATCTGTGCGATGGCATCTGTTTGGCGCTGCTCATCTCGTACTACTGCCCAAAGGTGGTGCCGTGGACGAGTGTGCGGATTAACTATTTGCCCGCCGTCGAGGACTCTATTCACAACATCCTGCTGGTCTGCAATTTCTCGCAGAAGCATCTGCCCTACACCGTGATGCATATGACGCCCGAGGATGTGACCTACATGCGCGG ATCCATGAAACTAAATCTGGTAGTGCTGCTGACGGATCTGTTCAACCTATTTGAGATACACCCAGCCAAATGTGTTTGTTACCCCGGCATGGATGGTCAGG TTCCGCACTCGAATTCATTTGGCGGCGGCTTAAATCGCAGATCAACCCCGCCCAACGAATACCAGACGGTTCAGTCAAATAATTTTGACGGTAATCATGCCGAag CCTTCGTGGTGCACAAGTCGCGTGGCATCACCACACTCGCCTCCATGcactcgcagcagcagcagcagctccatcagcagcaacagcatcagcagcaataCCATCAGCAGCCACTGCAGCAGCACCCGTCCCAGTCGCAGCTCCAAATCCAACAGCAGGAGCCCTTGGTTCCGGCTCGCTTGCGCCAGGCTAAAGAAAAGACCAATGTTGAGTCGAAGGCGGACGAGAGAG GCGATTTTGTCGCTGCGGGTCGACCAAGTAACTGGGAACAGAGCCGCCGGCCAAGCTTTGCAG GTCGTCGCTCGCGCAGAAACTCCTCCAGCGAGGACTCCCAGCTGACCATTGAGAACTTTGGTGGCTCGCAGGATCAGCTGAATACGCTGGGACGATACGAACGCGACAGGGAACGCAAATTGTCCAACACCAGTGTGGGCAGTTATCCAGTTGAACCCGCTGTGGCCGTTCGCTCTTCAATTGCCGATGCTAGGGGCACGTTGCAGTTGGGTTACGATACGGACTCTGGCTCTGAGAAGCAGGATCGCgaaacggaaaagtattcgatGCGCCGGCAAGTCAG TGTCGACAATGTGCCCACGGTGTCGTCGCACAATCTTTCGAATGCGGGCAGCCCGTTGCCGGTGGCTAGGCACAAGCAACATTCCAGCGACAAAGactacagcagcaacagcggcatGACACCAGATGCATACAACGATTCCCGCTCCACCAGTGGCTACGATCCGGAGAGCACGCCCGTTCGCAAGTCCTCGACGAGCAGCATGCCAGCAAGTCCGGCTGCTTGGCAGTTGGATGTGGGAGACGACGATATGCGCTCGCTGGAAAACGCCAGCAAGTTGTCCACCATTCGAATGAAACTGGAGGAGAAGCGGCGGCGCATTGAGCAGGACAAGCGCAAGATCGAGATGGCTTTGCTGCGGCACCAGGAGAAG GAGGACTTGGAATCGTGTCCGGACGTGATGAAGTGGGAGACCATGAGCAACGAATCAAAGCGCACGCCTGATATGGATCCCGTGGATTTGGACAAGTACCAG CAAAGTATCGCCATTATGAACATGAATCTGCAGGATATCCAGCAGGATATCCACCGCCTGGCCACGCAGCAAAGCCAAATGCAGGCGCAGCACCTCCAAGCCCAACAGCTCATGCAGGCTCAGCAAATAGCCAACATGCTGAACCAG CAGACCTATGGGTCGCAGCAGCACCTGGCTGATCACCATTACCAGCAGCAGAGACCCATGCAGCAAAGCTTTGGTTCATCGCCCCATCTTCCGCAGGCCTACAACGCCCCAGTCAGCGCATACAGCTCCCGTCCGCCCAGTCGCGATCCctaccagcagcagctccaccatcagcagcagcagcccatgcccatgccgcAACAGATGCAGTACGTCAACGAGCATGGGCAGTATATGTCGCCGCCGCAGCCCGCACACTACATGCCGCAGCAGGCACAACAGCCGCAAAGCATTTACAGCGACAACGGGGCGGCGTACAATCACAGTAACCACTCGCCATACGGCGGAGGTCCACAGTATCGGAGCAGCGTTGTGTACGACGATTACGGGCAGCCCACCAATCACTTCTACCTGCATGAGTCATCGCCGCAGCCTCAAgctcatccgcatccgcagcGCAGGACTTGGGCTCACtccgcagcagccgccgcttatgaacaacagcaacagatCCAGCCTTCCCTGGTGGATGTGAATGCCTGGCAGACGCAGCAGCACCAAAAGCAGAAGCAGACCTGGATGAACAGGCCGCCCTCGAGTGCGGGAGCCCCGAGTCCTGGCAGCTTTATGCTTCACCAGAACGGAGCAggaggtggtggcggtggtggtggcgagCTACAGCACCTGTTTCAGGTACAGGCTTCCCCACAGCACGGCCAACGTCAGGTTAGTGGATCGAATGGCGTGCAGCGCCAGCAGTCGCTGACCAACTTGCGAGACAATCGCTCGCCCAAGGCACCACAAAACATGGGAATGCCCATGGGTATGCCGATGCAGCAGGAGGACATGATGGCACCGCAGAGTATTTGCTTCATCGGTGACGAGGAGGATGTTGATGAGCTGGAGCGGAACATCATCGAATCTATGCAGTCAACGCACGTCTCCGACTTTGtacaccaacagcagcagcagcaccagcaccaacagcaacttcagcagcaacatcggtTGCAGGGGCACAGCGGACGAGGCAGCAGCTCGGAGGATTATGACAGCGGGGAGATGATCTCCAACAAGCTGAACATCACCAGCGGCAATCTCACCTATCGCATACCCTCGCCATCCCGTCCCTCCATCCAAGCCAACAGCTTCCAGGATCCCCGAGCCATGGCAGCGGCTTCCGGTGGCGAGGACCAGCCGGCCGAGAAGGGTTTCTACATCTCCTTCGACGATGAGCAGCCCAAACGACCCAAGCCACCTCTGCGCGCCAAGCGATCGCCCAAAAAGGAGTCTCCACCGGGAAGTCGGGACAGCGTCGATAACCAGGCGACCCTGAAACGCGAATCGCTAAGTCATctgcacaacaacaacaatattgGATTCGCAAACGATGATGTCAACAGCAAACCGGTGACCAGGCACAGCATCCATGGCCTAAACAACTCCAACAGTGTCAAAACTCCCGGAAATGCCACGTACAACAAGTACACGGATGAGCCGCCAATCCAATTGCGCCAGTTGGCCGTTTCGGGAGCAATGTCACCAACTAGTAACGATCGTCATCACTTGGAGGATGTCAGCAATCAGTCACCGCAGCAGACGCAGCAACCAATGTCGCCCACGCGACTCCAACAGAGTAGCAACAACGCAGAGGCGGCCAAGAACAAGGCGCTGGTCATCGGAGCAGATTCCACCAATTTGGATCCG GAATCTGTTGATGAGATGGAGCGGCGCAAGGAGAAAATCATGCTGCTGTCTTTGCAACGTCGCCAGCAACAGGAGGAGGCGAAGGCGCGCAAAGAGATTGAGGCTTCCCAGAAGCGAGAAAAGGAACGCGAAAAGGAGGAGGAACGATCGCGGAAAAAGGAGGAGCAAATGGCACGGCGAGCGGCCATTTTGGAGCAGCACAGACTCAAGAAAGCCATTGAAGAGGCCGAGCGAGAG GGTAAAACCCTGGATCGGCCCGATCTGCACGTGAAGCTGCAATCGCATTCATCCACCTCAACGACCCCACGGCTGAGGCAGCAGCGCACCACGCGTCCCAGGCCTAAGACAATTCACGTGGACGATGCCAGCGTGGACATAAGCGAGGCTTCAAGCATCTCTAGTCGGGGCAAAAAAGGCTCAAGCTCGAATCTAACCG GCTACGGTCAACTAAGCTCAAATTCAATGAAAAGAGATTACTACAGGGGCTCGCAAGACTCCCTCACTGTAAAAG GTCCTAAACTCTACAAACAACCAGCGGCCAAATCGAATCGTGGAATCATCCTGAATGCCGTTGAATACTGTGTTTTTCCCGGCGTTGTCAACCGCGAGGCCAAACAGAAAGTGCTGGAGAAGATTGCGCGCTCGGAGGCGAAGCACTTCCTGGTACTCTTCCGCGATGCTGGCTGCCAGTTCCGCGCCCTCTACAGCTACCAGCCCGAAACGGACCAGGTGACCAAGCTGTATGGTACTGGGCCTAGTCAAGTCGAAGAAGTCATGTTCGACAAGTTTTTCAA ATACAACTCAGGAGGCAAGTGCTTCTCGCAAGTGCACACAAAGCATCTGACAGTGACCATCGACGCCTTCACAATACACAACTCCCTGTGGCAGGGCAAGCGGGTGCAGTTGCCCAGCAAAAAAGACATGGCGCTTGTAATCTAA